A genomic region of Fundulus heteroclitus isolate FHET01 chromosome 24, MU-UCD_Fhet_4.1, whole genome shotgun sequence contains the following coding sequences:
- the LOC105923032 gene encoding OX-2 membrane glycoprotein, whose translation MTPYARLGLSSWSLQSTMEVAVLSFILFSSVLHTGQLAVIETEETVWTAVGDQASLSCQLTEDKEVLQITWQKVLPDGERNLATYTKKFGSRVRPGLEEEMDFQYKDLQSCSMVIRKVTEQDEGCYRCLFNTYPLGALIGRTCLRLSELHGPVLDVSRSSSPAGSVVSCSATGRPAPTVTLTAPQQNLSLSLYNTTRVSNSNGTVTVTTTALLSASSSTQVGCSVSVLSAAPRELLLTVPGPSHTSDHGLDVESGSKYSFVGKFMFRFQYLCLSF comes from the exons ATGACGCCATACGCACGTCTGGGATTGAGCAGCTGGAGTTTGCAGTCAACAATGGAAGTTGCTGTTctcagttttattcttttcagcAGCGTCCTTCACACAG gtcagctggctgtgATAGAAACAGAGGAGACTGTGTGGACAGCAGTGGGAGACCAAGCCTCTCTAAGCTGTCAGCTCACTGAAGATAAAGAAGTCCTCCAGATCACCTGGCAGAAAGTCCTCCCTGATGGAGAGAGGAACCTCGCCACCTACACCAAGAAATTTGGTTCTAGAGTGAGACCTGGtctggaggaggagatggaTTTTCAGTACAAAGATCTGCAGAGCTGCTCCATGGTGATCAGGAAGGTGACGGAGCAGGATGAAGGCTGCTATAGATGTTTGTTTAACACCTATCCTCTAGGAGCCCTGATAGGCAGGACTTGCCTCAGACTCTCTG AGCTGCATGGACCCGTCCTTGATGTCAGCAGATCAAGCTCTCCTGCAGGGTCAGTTGTGTCCTGTTCAGCCACAGGTCGACCTGCTCCCACTGTAACACTGACTGCTccacagcagaacctcagctTGTCCCTCTACAACACCACCAGGGTGAGCAACAGCAACGGTACCGTCACCGTCACCACCACAGCTCTGCTGtcagcttccagcagcacaCAGGTTGGATGTTCAGTGTCagttctctctgctgctcccagaGAGCTGCTGCTCACAGTTCCTGGACCCTCACACACGTCTGATCATG GTCTGGATGTAGAATCTGGTTCAAAATACAGTTTTGTTGGGAAGTTCATGTTCAGGTTTCAGTATTTATGTTTATCCTTTTGA
- the LOC105921732 gene encoding OX-2 membrane glycoprotein isoform X3, with the protein MRPAVIISWLLVDTVLQTGLAALIQTQQTVLAAVGEDAPLSCLLLETKDVQQVTWQKLLGNKERNIGSYSEYFGQTVNLDFKDKVQFIEAGLQKTSIVIRNVTEQDEGCYFCRFITELDGALTAGTCLKVYELHGPVLDVSRSSSPAGSVVSCSATGRPAPTVTLTAPQQNLSLSLYNTTRVSNSNGTVTVTTTALLSASSSTQVGCSVSVLSAAPRELLLNVPGPSHTSGHGLDEDSGTDHRELGWRVGVALGLLSGASVVALFSIWCMKKRHRNSKLQKKEKPEEETRNPQSEEQQMPKQKTEETTSVLIYRQSCKSPRSPTTPDIESCGPDGINLHKKLISKKST; encoded by the exons ATGCGACCCGCAGTTATAATCAGCTGGCTTTTGGTGGACACCGTCCTTCAGACAG GTCTAGCAGCTTTGATCCAAACCCAGCAGACCGTATTAGCAGCAGTGGGAGAAGATGCTCCTCTCAGCTGTCTCCTCCTGGAAACTAAAGATGTCCAGCAGGTCACCTGGCAGAAGCTCTTGGGGAACAAAGAGAGGAAC ATCGGCTCCTACAGCGAGTATTTTGGTCAAACAGTGAATCTTGACTTTAAAGATAAAGTTCAGTTCATAGAAGCTGGACTGCAGAAGACCTCCATAGTCATCAGGAATGTTACAGAACAGGATGAAGGATGTTATTTCTGTAGATTCATCACTGAACTTGATGGAGCTCTGACAGCTGGAACCTGCCTGAAGGTTTATG AGCTGCATGGACCCGTCCTTGATGTCAGCAGATCAAGCTCTCCTGCAGGGTCAGTTGTGTCCTGTTCAGCCACAGGTCGACCTGCTCCCACTGTAACACTGACTGCTccacagcagaacctcagctTGTCCCTCTACAACACCACCAGGGTGAGCAACAGCAACGGTACCGTCACCGTCACCACCACAGCTCTGCTGtcagcttccagcagcacaCAGGTTGGATGTTCAGTGTCagttctctctgctgctcccagaGAGCTGCTGCTCAACGTTCCTGGACCCTCACACACGTCTGGTCATG GTTTGGATGAAGACTCTGGAACTGATCACAGAGAGCTCG GATGGCGTGTAGGTGTTGCTCTAGGGTTGCTCAGTGGAGCTTCTGTTGTGGCTTTATTCTCCATTTGGTGTATGAAAAAAAGGCATCGTAACAG CAAGCtccaaaagaaggaaaaaccagaagaagagaCCAGAAATCCTCA gagTGAAGAACAGCAGATGcctaaacagaaaactgaggaaaCGACATCTGTCCTGATTTATAGACAATCCTGCAAATCACCAAGATCACCAACAACACCTGATATAGAAAGCTGTGGACCTGATGGCATAAACCTTCATAAAAAACTGATATCCAAGAAATCAACATAA
- the LOC105921732 gene encoding OX-2 membrane glycoprotein isoform X1: protein MTPYARLGLSSWSLKSTMEVAVLSFILFSSVLHTGQLAVIETEEAVWAAVGDQASLSCQLTGNREVLQVTWQKVLSDGEMNLATYTKKFGSRVSAGLEEKMDFQYKGLQSCSMVIRKVTEQDEGCYRCLFNTYPLGALIGRTCLRLSELHGPVLDVSTSSSPAGSVVSCSATGRPAPTVTLTAPQQNLSLSLYNTTRVSNSNGTVTVTTTALLSASSSTQVGCSVSVLSAAPRELLLTVPGPSHTSEHGLDEDSGTDHRELGWRVGVALGLLSGASVVALFSIFWYIKRHRNSKLQKKEKPEEETRNPQSEEQLMPKQKTKETTSVLINRQTSKSPTTLIPSTTPDIESCGADGIKLHKKLTAKKSL from the exons ATGACGCCATACGCACGTCTGGGATTGAGCAGCTGGAGTTTGAAGTCAACAATGGAAGTTGCTGTTctcagttttattcttttcagcAGCGTccttcacacag GTCAGCTTGCTGTGATAGAAACAGAGGAGGCTGTGTGGGCAGCAGTGGGAGACCAAGCCTCTCTAAGCTGTCAGCTCACTGGAAACAGAGAAGTCCTTCAGGTCACCTGGCAGAAAGTCCTCTCTGATGGAGAGATGAATCTGGCCACCTACACCAAGAAATTTGGTTCAAGGGTGAGTGCTGGTCTGGAGGAAAAGATGGATTTTCAGTATAAAGGTCTGCAGAGCTGCTCCATGGTGATCAGGAAGGTGACGGAGCAGGATGAAGGCTGCTATAGATGTTTGTTTAACACCTATCCTCTAGGAGCCCTGATAGGCAGGACCTGCCTCAGACTCTCTG AGCTGCATGGACCCGTCCTTGATGTCAGCACATCAAGCTCTCCTGCAGGGTCAGTTGTGTCCTGTTCAGCCACAGGTCGACCTGCTCCCACTGTAACACTGACTGCTccacagcagaacctcagctTGTCCCTCTACAACACCACCAGGGTGAGCAACAGCAACGGTACCGTCACCGTCACCACCACAGCTCTGCTGtcagcttccagcagcacaCAGGTTGGATGTTCAGTGTCagttctctctgctgctcccagaGAGCTGCTGCTCACCGTTCCTGGACCCTCACACACATCTGAGCATG GTTTGGATGAAGACTCTGGAACTGATCACAGAGAGCTCG GATGGCGTGTAGGTGTTGCTCTAGGGTTACTCAGTGGAGCTTCTGTTGTGGCTTTATTCTCCATTTTCTGGTACATAAAAAGGCATCGTAACAG CAAGCtccaaaagaaggaaaaacctgAAGAAGAGACCAGAAATCCTCA gagTGAAGAACAGCTGATGcctaaacagaaaactaaggaAACGACAAGTGTCCTGATTAACAGACAAACCAGTAAATCACCAACAACACTAATACCATCAACAACACCTGATATAGAAAGCTGTGGAGCTGACGGTATAAAGCTTCATAAAAAACTGACAGCCAAGAAATCGTTGTAA
- the LOC105921732 gene encoding OX-2 membrane glycoprotein isoform X4, producing MRTAFIIGWFLTSTIIQTGLAALIQTQQTVLAAVGEDAPLSCLLLETKDVQQVTWQKLLGNKERNIGSYSEYFGQTVNLDFKDKVQFIEAGLQKTSIVIRNVTEQDEGCYFCRFITELDGALTAGTCLKVYELHGPVLDVSRSSSPAGSVVSCSATGRPAPTVTLTAPQQNLSLSLYNTTRVSNSNGTVTVTTTALLSASSSTQVGCSVSVLSAAPRELLLNVPGPSHTSGHGLDEDSGTDHRELGWRVGVALGLLSGASVVALFSIWCMKKRHRNSKLQKKEKPEEETRNPQSEEQQMPKQKTEETTSVLIYRQSCKSPRSPTTPDIESCGPDGINLHKKLISKKST from the exons GTCTAGCAGCTTTGATCCAAACCCAGCAGACCGTATTAGCAGCAGTGGGAGAAGATGCTCCTCTCAGCTGTCTCCTCCTGGAAACTAAAGATGTCCAGCAGGTCACCTGGCAGAAGCTCTTGGGGAACAAAGAGAGGAAC ATCGGCTCCTACAGCGAGTATTTTGGTCAAACAGTGAATCTTGACTTTAAAGATAAAGTTCAGTTCATAGAAGCTGGACTGCAGAAGACCTCCATAGTCATCAGGAATGTTACAGAACAGGATGAAGGATGTTATTTCTGTAGATTCATCACTGAACTTGATGGAGCTCTGACAGCTGGAACCTGCCTGAAGGTTTATG AGCTGCATGGACCCGTCCTTGATGTCAGCAGATCAAGCTCTCCTGCAGGGTCAGTTGTGTCCTGTTCAGCCACAGGTCGACCTGCTCCCACTGTAACACTGACTGCTccacagcagaacctcagctTGTCCCTCTACAACACCACCAGGGTGAGCAACAGCAACGGTACCGTCACCGTCACCACCACAGCTCTGCTGtcagcttccagcagcacaCAGGTTGGATGTTCAGTGTCagttctctctgctgctcccagaGAGCTGCTGCTCAACGTTCCTGGACCCTCACACACGTCTGGTCATG GTTTGGATGAAGACTCTGGAACTGATCACAGAGAGCTCG GATGGCGTGTAGGTGTTGCTCTAGGGTTGCTCAGTGGAGCTTCTGTTGTGGCTTTATTCTCCATTTGGTGTATGAAAAAAAGGCATCGTAACAG CAAGCtccaaaagaaggaaaaaccagaagaagagaCCAGAAATCCTCA gagTGAAGAACAGCAGATGcctaaacagaaaactgaggaaaCGACATCTGTCCTGATTTATAGACAATCCTGCAAATCACCAAGATCACCAACAACACCTGATATAGAAAGCTGTGGACCTGATGGCATAAACCTTCATAAAAAACTGATATCCAAGAAATCAACATAA
- the LOC105921732 gene encoding OX-2 membrane glycoprotein isoform X2, with protein MTPYARLGLSSWSLKSTMEVAVLSFILFSSVLHTGQLAVIETEEAVWAAVGDQASLSCQLTGNREVLQVTWQKVLSDGEMNLATYTKKFGSRVSAGLEEKMDFQYKGLQSCSMVIRKVTEQDEGCYRCLFNTYPLGALIGRTCLRLSELHGPVLDVSRSSSPAGSVVSCSATGRPAPTVTLTAPQQNLSLSLYNTTRVSNSNGTVTVTTTALLSASSSTQVGCSVSVLSAAPRELLLNVPGPSHTSGHGLDEDSGTDHRELGWRVGVALGLLSGASVVALFSIWCMKKRHRNSKLQKKEKPEEETRNPQSEEQQMPKQKTEETTSVLIYRQSCKSPRSPTTPDIESCGPDGINLHKKLISKKST; from the exons ATGACGCCATACGCACGTCTGGGATTGAGCAGCTGGAGTTTGAAGTCAACAATGGAAGTTGCTGTTctcagttttattcttttcagcAGCGTccttcacacag GTCAGCTTGCTGTGATAGAAACAGAGGAGGCTGTGTGGGCAGCAGTGGGAGACCAAGCCTCTCTAAGCTGTCAGCTCACTGGAAACAGAGAAGTCCTTCAGGTCACCTGGCAGAAAGTCCTCTCTGATGGAGAGATGAATCTGGCCACCTACACCAAGAAATTTGGTTCAAGGGTGAGTGCTGGTCTGGAGGAAAAGATGGATTTTCAGTATAAAGGTCTGCAGAGCTGCTCCATGGTGATCAGGAAGGTGACGGAGCAGGATGAAGGCTGCTATAGATGTTTGTTTAACACCTATCCTCTAGGAGCCCTGATAGGCAGGACCTGCCTCAGACTCTCTG AGCTGCATGGACCCGTCCTTGATGTCAGCAGATCAAGCTCTCCTGCAGGGTCAGTTGTGTCCTGTTCAGCCACAGGTCGACCTGCTCCCACTGTAACACTGACTGCTccacagcagaacctcagctTGTCCCTCTACAACACCACCAGGGTGAGCAACAGCAACGGTACCGTCACCGTCACCACCACAGCTCTGCTGtcagcttccagcagcacaCAGGTTGGATGTTCAGTGTCagttctctctgctgctcccagaGAGCTGCTGCTCAACGTTCCTGGACCCTCACACACGTCTGGTCATG GTTTGGATGAAGACTCTGGAACTGATCACAGAGAGCTCG GATGGCGTGTAGGTGTTGCTCTAGGGTTGCTCAGTGGAGCTTCTGTTGTGGCTTTATTCTCCATTTGGTGTATGAAAAAAAGGCATCGTAACAG CAAGCtccaaaagaaggaaaaaccagaagaagagaCCAGAAATCCTCA gagTGAAGAACAGCAGATGcctaaacagaaaactgaggaaaCGACATCTGTCCTGATTTATAGACAATCCTGCAAATCACCAAGATCACCAACAACACCTGATATAGAAAGCTGTGGACCTGATGGCATAAACCTTCATAAAAAACTGATATCCAAGAAATCAACATAA
- the LOC105921732 gene encoding OX-2 membrane glycoprotein isoform X5, with amino-acid sequence MTPYARLGLSSWSLKSTMEVAVLSFILFSSVLHTGQLAVIETEEAVWAAVGDQASLSCQLTGNREVLQVTWQKVLSDGEMNLATYTKKFGSRVSAGLEEKMDFQYKGLQSCSMVIRKVTEQDEGCYRCLFNTYPLGALIGRTCLRLSELHGPVLNVRRSSSPAGSVVSCSATGRPAPTVTLTAPQQNLSLSLYNTTRVSNSNGTVTVTVTTTALLSASSSTQVGCSVSVLSAAPRELLLTVPGPSNTSDHETVCCFRLTNSASEGAVLIHHVTQRKYCGTPKESLAPVWMKTLELITESSDGV; translated from the exons ATGACGCCATACGCACGTCTGGGATTGAGCAGCTGGAGTTTGAAGTCAACAATGGAAGTTGCTGTTctcagttttattcttttcagcAGCGTccttcacacag GTCAGCTTGCTGTGATAGAAACAGAGGAGGCTGTGTGGGCAGCAGTGGGAGACCAAGCCTCTCTAAGCTGTCAGCTCACTGGAAACAGAGAAGTCCTTCAGGTCACCTGGCAGAAAGTCCTCTCTGATGGAGAGATGAATCTGGCCACCTACACCAAGAAATTTGGTTCAAGGGTGAGTGCTGGTCTGGAGGAAAAGATGGATTTTCAGTATAAAGGTCTGCAGAGCTGCTCCATGGTGATCAGGAAGGTGACGGAGCAGGATGAAGGCTGCTATAGATGTTTGTTTAACACCTATCCTCTAGGAGCCCTGATAGGCAGGACCTGCCTCAGACTCTCTG AGCTGCATGGACCCGTCCTTAATGTCAGAAGATCAAGCTCTCCTGCAGGGTCAGTTGTGTCCTGTTCAGCCACAGGTCGACCTGCTCCCACTGTAACACTGACTGCTccacagcagaacctcagctTGTCCCTCTACAACACCACCAGGGTGAGCAACAGCAACGGTACCGTCACCGTCACCGTCACCACCACAGCTCTGCTGtcagcttccagcagcacaCAGGTTGGATGTTCAGTGTCagttctctctgctgctcccagaGAGCTGCTGCTCACCGTTCCTGGACCCTCAAACACGTCTGATCATG AAACCGTTTGCTGCTTTAGGCTGACCAACTCTGCCagtgagggggctgtgctgatacatcatgtcacgcaaagaaAGTATTGTGGGACACCTAAAGAGTCCTTAGCACCG GTTTGGATGAAGACTCTGGAACTGATCACAGAGAGCTCG GATGGCGTGTAG